A genome region from Streptomyces sp. S4.7 includes the following:
- a CDS encoding L-threonylcarbamoyladenylate synthase, with amino-acid sequence MAKYFDVHPDNPQRRTIASVAESIRSGALIAYPTDSCYALGCQLGSRDGISRIRSIRDLDDRHHFTLVCQNFAQLGQLVQIDNDVFRAIKAATPGSYTFILPATREVPRQLLHPKKKTVGVRIPDHVVAQALLAELGEPLLSSTLLLPDEAEPMTQGWEIKERLDHVLDVVVDSGDCGTEPTTVIDFSGGEPEIVRRGAGDPARFE; translated from the coding sequence ATGGCCAAGTATTTCGACGTACACCCCGACAACCCCCAGCGGCGCACCATCGCGAGTGTGGCCGAGAGCATCCGGTCCGGCGCGCTCATCGCGTACCCCACGGACTCCTGCTACGCGTTGGGCTGCCAGCTCGGCAGTCGGGACGGCATCAGCCGGATCCGGTCCATCCGGGACCTCGACGACCGTCACCACTTCACGCTGGTCTGCCAGAACTTCGCGCAGCTCGGTCAGCTGGTGCAGATCGACAACGACGTGTTCCGCGCGATCAAGGCGGCGACGCCCGGCAGTTACACCTTCATCCTGCCGGCGACCAGGGAGGTGCCGCGTCAGCTGCTGCATCCCAAGAAGAAGACGGTCGGGGTGCGGATCCCCGACCATGTCGTCGCCCAGGCCCTGCTCGCGGAGCTGGGGGAGCCGCTGCTCTCCAGCACGCTGCTGCTGCCCGACGAAGCCGAGCCGATGACCCAGGGCTGGGAGATCAAGGAACGGCTCGACCACGTGCTGGACGTCGTGGTCGACTCGGGCGACTGCGGCACGGAGCCGACCACGGTCATCGACTTCTCCGGCGGCGAGCCGGAGATCGTGCGCCGTGGGGCGGGCGACCCCGCGCGGTTCGAGTAG
- a CDS encoding chitinase: MFRRGTTAVMAALLLVCGMLVAALPAAAQSSRSASGRGAAGGEGEARHKPRFVVAESQFERMFPDRDPFFTYDGLVEATEATEVYPAFARTGGRTTRKQEAAAFLANVSHETGGLFYVVSQNPDMYPIFCDDAQPYGCPAGRDAYYGRGAIMLSWNFNYKAAGDALGVDLLNNPWLVETDPAVAWMTALWYWNTQSGPGTMTGHDAMVNKKGFGQTIWSLNGSAECEGGNPAQMEHRVELYKQFTRVLRTAPGRDLTC, from the coding sequence GTGTTCAGAAGAGGCACCACGGCCGTCATGGCCGCCCTGCTGCTCGTCTGCGGCATGCTCGTCGCCGCACTGCCCGCGGCGGCCCAGTCCTCCCGGAGCGCGAGCGGCCGGGGCGCGGCGGGCGGAGAGGGGGAAGCGCGCCACAAGCCGCGTTTCGTCGTCGCCGAGTCCCAGTTCGAACGGATGTTCCCGGACCGGGACCCGTTCTTCACGTACGACGGGCTCGTCGAGGCCACCGAGGCCACCGAGGTCTACCCGGCCTTCGCGCGCACCGGCGGCCGGACGACCCGCAAGCAGGAGGCGGCGGCCTTCCTCGCCAACGTCAGCCACGAGACCGGCGGGCTGTTCTACGTGGTGTCGCAGAACCCCGACATGTATCCGATCTTCTGCGACGACGCCCAGCCCTACGGCTGCCCGGCCGGGCGGGACGCGTACTACGGACGCGGCGCGATCATGCTCAGCTGGAACTTCAACTACAAGGCGGCCGGCGACGCGCTGGGTGTCGACCTGCTCAACAATCCGTGGCTGGTCGAGACCGATCCGGCCGTCGCGTGGATGACGGCCCTCTGGTACTGGAACACCCAGTCCGGGCCGGGCACCATGACCGGGCACGACGCCATGGTGAACAAGAAGGGCTTCGGGCAGACGATCTGGAGCCTGAACGGGTCCGCCGAGTGCGAGGGCGGCAACCCCGCGCAGATGGAGCACCGGGTGGAGCTGTACAAGCAGTTCACACGCGTGCTGCGCACCGCGCCGGGCCGCGATCTGACCTGCTAG
- a CDS encoding serine hydrolase, whose amino-acid sequence MAAIVLAVTVQAPALAAARTADGAPHAAATSAGVDRAMNKALDALPASDGRYTVAVRDLDGRHAAAYGEGAGAFDTASIVKVDILAALLLGAQDRGVSLTAPQKELAAEMIRKSDNDATNALWKAIGRTDGLNAANKRLGLKATHTDKDGHWGLTRTTAADQMVLLEAVLGDAHSPLTAPSRDYVRALMSTVEANQRWGISAADDGKRPGAAPVLKNGWLPRSETELWDVNSIGRVEHGGRTLLVAVLSDGQPSYEAGVALVERAATTAVKAFVDAEKR is encoded by the coding sequence GTGGCAGCGATCGTCCTCGCCGTGACGGTGCAGGCCCCCGCACTCGCAGCCGCCCGCACGGCCGACGGAGCGCCCCACGCCGCCGCCACGTCGGCCGGCGTCGACAGGGCGATGAACAAGGCCCTGGACGCGCTGCCCGCGAGCGACGGGCGCTACACGGTCGCCGTGCGGGACCTCGACGGACGGCACGCCGCCGCCTACGGCGAGGGAGCCGGGGCCTTCGACACGGCCAGCATCGTCAAGGTCGACATACTCGCCGCCCTCCTGCTCGGCGCCCAGGACCGCGGGGTGTCCCTCACGGCGCCGCAGAAGGAGCTGGCCGCCGAGATGATCCGCAAGAGCGACAACGACGCGACGAACGCGCTCTGGAAGGCCATCGGCAGGACCGACGGCCTGAACGCGGCCAACAAGCGACTGGGTCTGAAGGCCACGCACACCGACAAGGACGGTCACTGGGGCCTGACCCGCACCACCGCGGCCGACCAGATGGTGCTCCTGGAAGCCGTTCTCGGCGACGCCCACTCACCGCTCACCGCGCCCTCCCGCGACTACGTGCGCGCCCTCATGAGCACGGTCGAGGCGAACCAGCGGTGGGGGATATCCGCCGCCGACGACGGCAAGCGTCCCGGTGCCGCGCCGGTACTGAAGAACGGCTGGCTGCCGCGCAGCGAGACGGAGCTGTGGGACGTCAACAGCATCGGGCGCGTCGAGCACGGCGGCCGCACCCTGCTCGTCGCGGTGCTGTCCGACGGGCAGCCGTCCTACGAGGCCGGAGTGGCGCTGGTGGAGCGCGCCGCGACCACCGCGGTGAAGGCGTTCGTCGACGCGGAGAAGCGCTAG
- a CDS encoding ROK family transcriptional regulator, whose protein sequence is MNIQYRVLSLLRDNGPLSRAQLADRLEVPRPRLLGELDRMVAAGRVSEAGPAASRGGRRSTLVQLDPGLRFAAVDLGASSVDIEITDGALTPVAACSEPADIRSGPVAVLGRVSELLREMADQGHYTQLDAIGIGLPGPVSFREGVPVSPPIMVGWNRFPVRDTLARAHGCPVVVDNDVNVMSLGEQHSGVARTVDHLLFVKIGSGIGSGMQHHGRIYRGAEGCAGDIGHVQVEAEAAGPVCSCGNTGCLEAYFGGVALARDATEAAKSGQSPALAERLAERGVLTALDVAQCADGGDNTSVNLVRAGGHRVGQVLATLVSFMNPSMIVIGGGLTGLGYPLLAEIRSVVYKRSLPLATGNLPIVMSALGPRAGVVGAALLASELSYGEGSDDTDD, encoded by the coding sequence GTGAACATCCAGTACCGCGTGTTGAGTCTGCTGCGTGACAACGGCCCGCTGTCCCGCGCGCAACTCGCGGACCGGCTGGAGGTTCCGCGCCCACGGCTGCTCGGCGAACTCGACCGCATGGTCGCCGCCGGGCGGGTCAGCGAGGCGGGCCCCGCCGCCTCACGCGGCGGGCGCCGCTCGACCCTCGTACAGCTCGATCCCGGTCTGCGGTTCGCGGCCGTCGATCTCGGTGCCAGCTCCGTCGACATCGAGATCACCGACGGCGCCCTCACACCGGTGGCCGCCTGCTCCGAGCCCGCCGACATCCGCTCGGGGCCGGTCGCCGTGCTCGGCCGCGTCAGCGAACTGCTGCGCGAGATGGCCGACCAGGGGCACTACACACAGCTCGACGCCATCGGCATCGGTCTGCCGGGGCCGGTCAGCTTCCGGGAGGGCGTACCGGTCTCGCCGCCGATCATGGTGGGCTGGAACCGTTTCCCGGTACGCGACACCCTCGCCCGCGCGCACGGCTGCCCGGTGGTGGTCGACAACGACGTCAACGTGATGTCCCTCGGTGAGCAGCACAGCGGTGTCGCACGGACCGTCGACCATCTGCTCTTCGTGAAGATCGGCAGCGGTATCGGCTCCGGCATGCAGCACCACGGCCGTATCTACCGGGGCGCGGAGGGGTGCGCCGGCGACATCGGGCACGTCCAGGTGGAGGCCGAGGCGGCGGGTCCCGTCTGCTCCTGCGGGAACACCGGCTGCCTGGAGGCGTACTTCGGCGGGGTGGCGCTGGCCAGGGACGCCACCGAGGCCGCGAAGTCCGGCCAGTCGCCGGCTCTCGCCGAACGGCTCGCCGAGCGAGGGGTGCTGACCGCGCTGGATGTCGCGCAGTGCGCGGACGGCGGCGACAACACGAGCGTCAACCTCGTCCGGGCGGGCGGCCACCGGGTCGGCCAGGTCCTGGCCACGCTGGTCAGCTTCATGAACCCGTCGATGATCGTGATCGGCGGCGGTCTGACCGGGCTCGGCTACCCCCTGCTCGCGGAGATCCGCAGCGTCGTCTACAAACGCTCGCTCCCGCTCGCCACCGGCAATCTGCCGATCGTCATGTCCGCACTCGGCCCCCGGGCGGGAGTCGTCGGCGCGGCGCTGCTGGCGAGTGAACTCAGCTACGGCGAGGGGTCCGACGACACGGACGACTGA
- a CDS encoding ferredoxin reductase, producing MPPPGRLRWLVAELVGRRTESRTARTLVFDVPGWPGHLAGQHVDVRLTAEDGYSTQRSYSLASAPDGQRVELTVQRVPDGEVSPYLMDDLEPGHLVELRGPVGGWFVWRPEQREHVLLVAGGSGLVPLMSMVRVRGAVDGRAPFRLLYSVREPDDRLYVPELLRGAPGLGTAYLYTRAAPPEHPRPVGRLSADDLVRSGWPADLRPMCYVCGPTGFVEAAASLLTGLGHAPERIRTERFGPSGG from the coding sequence ATGCCCCCGCCCGGACGGCTTCGCTGGCTGGTGGCGGAGCTGGTCGGCAGGCGTACCGAGTCGCGGACGGCCCGGACGCTGGTGTTCGACGTGCCCGGCTGGCCGGGGCATCTGGCGGGCCAGCACGTCGACGTACGACTCACGGCCGAGGACGGGTACAGCACGCAGCGCAGCTACTCACTGGCGTCCGCTCCCGACGGGCAGCGCGTCGAGCTGACGGTCCAGCGGGTGCCGGACGGTGAGGTGTCGCCGTATCTGATGGACGACCTGGAGCCCGGCCATCTTGTGGAACTGCGCGGTCCGGTCGGTGGCTGGTTCGTCTGGCGGCCGGAGCAGCGCGAGCACGTACTGCTGGTGGCCGGCGGTTCCGGGCTGGTGCCGCTGATGTCCATGGTGCGGGTGCGCGGCGCCGTGGACGGGCGGGCGCCGTTCCGGCTGCTGTACTCCGTACGCGAACCGGACGATCGGCTGTATGTGCCCGAACTGCTGCGCGGGGCGCCCGGCCTCGGCACGGCGTATCTCTACACGCGCGCCGCCCCGCCCGAACACCCGAGGCCGGTGGGGCGGTTGAGCGCGGACGACCTGGTCCGTTCGGGCTGGCCGGCCGATCTGCGGCCCATGTGTTACGTGTGCGGGCCGACCGGCTTCGTGGAGGCGGCCGCGTCGCTGCTCACCGGCCTCGGCCACGCCCCCGAGCGGATCAGGACCGAACGCTTCGGCCCCAGTGGAGGTTGA
- a CDS encoding PQQ-dependent sugar dehydrogenase: protein MITGVLLVALPALGGVAVAPAAQAHPGHEHALDWSNYEKVTLTKDTGEPIDLAVLPDNRVLHTARNGDVRLTDPGTGVTKVVNHVDVYQNSEMGLQTVTLDPDFATNKWVYLYYSPPLNTPAGSAPQTLPAGQTDAYWKQWEGYDTLTRFKWTGDKLDLSTAQEIIRVDANRGQCCHVAGDVDFDSKGNLYLATGGNTPASGPNVNGYTPINDAAGFNPGLDERRGAGNTNDLRGKILRIDVQEDGSYEIPEGNLFEPGTAKTRPEIFVMGLRNPFRLAVDQKTDAVMWGDYGPDAGTADPNRGPMGYVEWQTTTKALNSGWPFCTGDNTKPYRDFDFATLTPGPAFDCAKPVNDSRWNTGLTELPESSPATLWYGDRDSDQPWPELTAFRGPGGPGGQAPMGGPVYHYDADNPSPGKFPEYWDGKAFFAEFSQDYVAALTLDGPDGPVSKLENVLPNSERSQNGIPQWDNPMDLEFGPDGALYVLDYGDGFFRQNPDAGLYRIDYAEGNKAPTAVIKADKTSGQAPLAVSFSATGSSDPENGDLTYQWDLDGDGTFDATGPTVNRTYPDNGQFQARLKVTDPQGKSGLTSRQITVGNTAPTVRITSPPDGGFFNWGDAVPYGIAVEDPEDGTTPDCAKAAWTFGLGHNQHGHPVNSGTGCTGGVLTPADAGHGDTENVFGVLGITYTDKGAGGVPPATGDAQVVLNPALMQAEHYDTAEGVTVADDTTASGQRKLTSFDAGDWIAYDPVSFAGINGVKTRASGAGTLALRWGSADAEPFATVQVPAGEGWQTVTTALRNAPAETGEVFVTASGGVELDSLTFQGAGVADKTAPKVTATLNPPRPNGDDGWYTSNVSLAVAASDNGTVASRQYSIDDGATWQSANAAVTLSREGATTVRYRATDNGGNVSEVGSLTVRIDRTGPTVTTSGLDADGVYGDSKRPAPVFSATDAVSGGATATATATVDGEAVASGQVLELWRLPLGNHDLTVRARDKAGNTTTKTVAFTTRTSYADIRALITQLRADGLITAQGQQRLTVRLGQAEAHADAGRTSQAAAVLESFAGYAGDTALVPDGAAGSALARDARALKGGATG from the coding sequence ATGATCACAGGGGTCCTGCTCGTGGCACTGCCCGCGCTGGGTGGTGTGGCCGTCGCGCCCGCCGCCCAGGCGCACCCGGGCCACGAACACGCCCTGGACTGGTCGAACTACGAGAAAGTCACCCTGACGAAGGACACCGGCGAGCCGATCGACCTCGCCGTGCTTCCCGACAACCGTGTCCTGCACACCGCCCGCAACGGCGATGTACGGCTCACCGACCCCGGCACGGGTGTCACGAAGGTCGTCAACCACGTCGACGTCTACCAGAACTCCGAGATGGGGTTGCAGACGGTCACGCTGGACCCGGACTTCGCCACCAACAAGTGGGTCTACCTCTACTACTCGCCGCCGCTGAACACCCCGGCCGGCTCCGCGCCGCAGACGCTGCCCGCCGGGCAGACCGACGCGTACTGGAAGCAGTGGGAGGGCTACGACACCCTGACCCGGTTCAAGTGGACCGGCGACAAGCTCGACCTGTCCACCGCGCAGGAGATCATCCGGGTCGACGCCAACCGCGGCCAGTGCTGCCATGTCGCCGGTGACGTGGACTTCGACAGCAAGGGCAATCTCTACCTCGCGACGGGCGGCAACACCCCGGCGTCGGGCCCGAACGTCAACGGCTACACGCCGATCAACGACGCGGCCGGCTTCAACCCGGGTCTGGACGAGCGCCGCGGCGCGGGCAACACCAACGACCTGCGGGGCAAGATCCTGCGGATCGACGTCCAGGAGGACGGCAGTTACGAGATCCCGGAGGGCAACCTCTTCGAGCCGGGCACGGCCAAGACGCGCCCCGAGATCTTCGTGATGGGTCTGCGCAACCCGTTCCGGCTCGCGGTGGACCAGAAGACCGACGCCGTGATGTGGGGCGACTACGGCCCCGACGCCGGTACCGCCGACCCGAATCGCGGGCCGATGGGGTACGTCGAGTGGCAGACCACGACCAAGGCCCTGAACAGCGGCTGGCCGTTCTGCACGGGTGACAACACCAAGCCCTACCGGGACTTCGACTTCGCCACCCTCACGCCCGGCCCCGCCTTCGACTGCGCGAAGCCGGTCAACGACTCGCGCTGGAACACCGGTCTGACCGAGCTGCCCGAGTCCTCTCCGGCCACACTCTGGTACGGCGACAGGGACAGCGACCAGCCGTGGCCCGAGCTGACCGCCTTCCGTGGTCCGGGCGGTCCCGGCGGCCAGGCCCCGATGGGCGGTCCGGTCTACCACTACGACGCGGACAACCCCTCTCCGGGCAAGTTCCCGGAGTACTGGGACGGCAAGGCGTTCTTCGCGGAGTTCTCCCAGGACTACGTCGCGGCGCTCACGCTCGACGGGCCGGACGGCCCCGTGAGCAAGCTGGAGAACGTGCTGCCGAACAGCGAGCGTTCGCAGAACGGCATCCCGCAGTGGGACAACCCGATGGACCTGGAGTTCGGTCCGGACGGGGCGCTCTACGTCCTGGACTACGGCGACGGCTTCTTCCGGCAGAACCCCGACGCGGGTCTCTACCGGATCGACTACGCCGAGGGCAACAAGGCACCCACCGCCGTGATCAAGGCCGACAAGACGTCCGGCCAGGCGCCGCTGGCGGTCTCGTTCAGCGCGACCGGCTCCAGCGACCCGGAGAACGGTGACCTGACCTATCAGTGGGACCTCGACGGCGACGGCACGTTCGACGCCACCGGACCCACGGTCAACCGCACGTATCCGGACAACGGACAGTTCCAGGCCCGGCTCAAGGTCACCGACCCGCAGGGCAAGTCCGGGCTGACGAGCCGTCAGATCACCGTGGGCAACACGGCGCCGACGGTGCGGATCACCTCGCCGCCCGACGGCGGGTTCTTCAACTGGGGCGACGCGGTGCCGTACGGCATAGCCGTCGAGGACCCGGAGGACGGCACCACGCCGGACTGCGCCAAGGCGGCCTGGACCTTCGGTCTCGGCCACAACCAGCACGGCCACCCGGTCAACAGCGGCACCGGCTGCACGGGCGGCGTCCTGACCCCTGCCGACGCGGGACACGGTGACACCGAGAACGTCTTCGGCGTCCTCGGGATCACCTACACCGACAAGGGCGCGGGCGGCGTTCCGCCGGCCACCGGTGACGCCCAGGTGGTGCTCAACCCGGCGCTGATGCAGGCCGAGCACTACGACACGGCGGAGGGTGTCACGGTCGCGGACGACACCACGGCGTCGGGGCAGCGCAAGCTGACCTCGTTCGACGCGGGCGACTGGATCGCGTACGACCCGGTGTCGTTCGCCGGGATCAACGGGGTCAAGACCCGCGCGAGTGGCGCCGGCACGCTGGCGCTGCGCTGGGGGTCGGCCGACGCCGAACCGTTCGCGACGGTGCAGGTCCCGGCCGGTGAGGGCTGGCAGACCGTCACCACCGCGCTGCGGAACGCCCCTGCGGAGACCGGCGAGGTCTTCGTCACCGCCTCCGGCGGTGTCGAGCTGGACTCGCTGACCTTCCAGGGAGCGGGCGTCGCGGACAAGACGGCGCCCAAGGTCACCGCCACGCTCAACCCGCCCCGGCCGAACGGTGACGACGGGTGGTACACCAGCAACGTGTCGCTCGCCGTCGCGGCGAGCGACAACGGGACGGTGGCAAGCCGTCAGTACTCGATCGACGACGGTGCGACCTGGCAGTCGGCCAACGCGGCCGTCACGCTCTCCCGGGAGGGCGCCACGACGGTCCGCTACCGGGCGACCGACAACGGCGGCAATGTCTCCGAGGTGGGCTCGCTCACCGTACGCATCGACCGCACCGGTCCCACGGTGACGACCTCCGGTCTCGACGCGGACGGCGTCTACGGGGACTCCAAGCGCCCGGCGCCGGTCTTCTCGGCGACGGACGCGGTCTCCGGCGGGGCGACCGCGACGGCGACGGCCACGGTGGACGGCGAGGCCGTCGCCTCCGGGCAGGTGCTGGAGCTGTGGCGGCTGCCGCTGGGCAATCACGACCTCACGGTCAGGGCCCGGGACAAGGCCGGCAACACCACCACGAAGACGGTGGCCTTCACCACCCGTACCTCCTACGCGGACATCCGCGCGCTGATCACCCAGCTGCGGGCCGACGGCCTGATCACGGCGCAGGGACAGCAGCGGCTGACCGTGCGGCTCGGCCAGGCCGAGGCGCACGCCGACGCGGGACGCACCAGCCAGGCCGCGGCCGTTCTGGAGTCGTTCGCCGGTTACGCGGGCGACACCGCCCTCGTGCCGGACGGCGCGGCGGGCTCGGCCCTGGCACGGGACGCGCGGGCGCTGAAGGGAGGCGCCACCGGCTGA
- a CDS encoding DUF6510 family protein: MDTDGTRDQVYEDGNALGGPLSEIFAVDLTAAVGRCAGCGATGPMARLRVYDRAPGLVARCPDCGRVVLRLVRGPDTAWLDLQGASSLAIPLGPPS; the protein is encoded by the coding sequence ATGGATACCGACGGAACTCGCGATCAGGTGTACGAGGACGGCAACGCCCTGGGCGGTCCGCTCTCCGAGATCTTCGCGGTCGACCTGACCGCCGCGGTCGGCCGCTGCGCCGGGTGCGGCGCCACGGGTCCGATGGCCCGGCTGCGCGTCTACGACCGGGCACCGGGTCTGGTGGCCCGGTGCCCGGACTGCGGGCGGGTGGTGCTGCGGCTGGTCCGGGGGCCCGACACGGCGTGGCTCGACCTCCAGGGCGCCTCCTCGCTCGCCATTCCCCTCGGCCCGCCGTCCTGA
- a CDS encoding molybdopterin-dependent oxidoreductase yields MAIISRGFHGRRPAPGRDLPPGQYEVHDFPVLSAGPTPRVTHEDWKFTLRTETGTEHTWDWARLMEMPGESPTVDLHCVTKWSKFGTRWEGVSLDLLMEGVETAAEFALVHSYGGYTTDLPLEDLLDGKAWIAHRYDGEELAPEHGGPARLLVPHLYLWKSAKWVRGIDLLLDDEPGFWEGLGYHSYGDPWREQRYQGD; encoded by the coding sequence ATGGCGATCATCTCGCGCGGGTTCCACGGCCGGCGGCCCGCCCCCGGCCGGGATCTGCCGCCCGGACAGTACGAGGTCCACGACTTCCCCGTCCTCTCCGCCGGTCCCACACCGCGCGTGACACACGAGGACTGGAAGTTCACCCTCAGGACCGAGACGGGCACGGAGCACACCTGGGACTGGGCGCGGCTGATGGAGATGCCCGGCGAGTCACCGACGGTGGATCTGCACTGTGTGACGAAGTGGTCGAAGTTCGGCACCCGGTGGGAGGGCGTCTCGCTCGACCTCCTGATGGAGGGCGTCGAGACGGCCGCCGAGTTCGCCCTCGTCCACTCCTACGGCGGCTACACGACCGACCTCCCGCTGGAGGACCTTCTCGACGGCAAGGCGTGGATCGCCCACCGCTACGACGGTGAGGAGCTGGCCCCCGAGCACGGCGGCCCCGCGAGGCTGCTGGTGCCGCACCTGTATCTGTGGAAGTCCGCGAAGTGGGTGCGCGGGATCGATCTGCTGCTCGACGACGAGCCCGGCTTCTGGGAGGGCCTGGGCTATCACTCCTACGGTGACCCGTGGCGCGAGCAGCGGTACCAGGGCGACTGA
- a CDS encoding PRC-barrel domain-containing protein has product MIDAADIREWRTHAVVDSGGRKIGSLEAVYVDTRTDEPAVATVLTGMPTRRRLVFVPLTGAVVGPGYVRVDYPKSIVKDAPSMGTDDVLPAEDEQEVFSHYDLAYQPGPSGERQLARR; this is encoded by the coding sequence ATGATCGATGCCGCGGACATCCGTGAATGGCGCACCCACGCGGTGGTCGACTCCGGCGGGCGCAAGATCGGTTCGCTGGAGGCCGTCTACGTCGACACACGTACCGACGAACCGGCGGTGGCGACCGTGCTGACGGGCATGCCGACCCGGCGCAGACTGGTCTTCGTCCCGCTCACGGGAGCCGTCGTGGGACCGGGCTACGTCAGGGTCGACTATCCGAAGTCCATCGTGAAGGACGCGCCGTCGATGGGTACGGACGACGTCCTGCCCGCCGAGGACGAGCAGGAAGTCTTCTCCCACTACGACCTGGCCTACCAGCCGGGTCCCAGCGGCGAACGCCAGCTCGCCCGGCGCTGA